The DNA region ACCACGCGCAGACTCTGCAGATTGTGCTCGAACCCGCCGTGTTCCTTCATGCACGCGTTGAGCGCATCCTGCCCGGCGTGCCCGAAGGGCGTGTGGCCGAGGTCGTGCGCGAGGCAGATCGCCTCGACCAGGTCTTCGTTGAGCGCGAGCGCGCGGGCGACGGTGCGGCCGATCTGCGCCACCTCCAGGCTGTGGGTCAGCCGCGTGCGGAAGAGGTCGCCTTCGTGATTGACGAAGACCTGCGTCTTGTATTCGAGCCGGCGAAACGCGGTGGAGTGGACGATGCGATCGCGGTCGCGCTGGAACTCGCTGCGCTCGGCGGGGGCGGCCTCCGCATGCACGCGCCCGCGCGAGCTTTCCGGGTGCACCGCATAAACCGCCAGGTCAGCCATGCGCCGGCTTGCCGGACAACACGTCCTCGAGTACCGCTGCCGGCACGTCCGCCGTCACGAACGCCTCGCCGAGCGACTTCAACAGCACGAAGCGGATGCGCCCGCCCTCCGCCTTCTTGTCGACTTCCATGAGTTCGAGGTAGCGCCGCGCACCCAGCTCGGGGGCCGCGACTGGCAAGCCGGCGCGCACGTAAAGGGCGCGGATGCGATCGACATCGCGATTGTCGAGCAGCCCGAGACGGCGCGAAACCTCCGCCGCGAGCAGGGTTCCGGCGGCGACCGCCTCCCCGTGTAGCCACTCGCCGTAGCCCAGGCCAGCTTCGATCGCATGGCCGAAGGTGTGGCCGAGATTGAGCAGCGCGCGCACGCCGGCCTCGCGCTCGTCCGCGCCCACCACTTCGGCTTTGGCTTCGCACGAGGCGCAGATGGCGTAGGCCAGCGCCGCAGGCTCGCGCGCGACCAGCCGTTCCACGTTCGCCTCCAGCCATTCGAAGAAGGGCCGGTCGCGTATCAGGCCGTACTTGATGACTTCCGCAATGCCGGCGGCGAGCTCGCGATCGGGCAGCGTCGCGAGCGTGCCGTAATCGG from Betaproteobacteria bacterium includes:
- the aroB gene encoding 3-dehydroquinate synthase, with the protein product MDTITVDLGERSYPIHIGERLLDRADLILPHLAQKKAAIVTNTTVAPLYLGPLQETLQSAGVAVVPVVLPDGESYKTGATLTLIFDALLAARCERKTTVVALGGGVIGDLAGFAAAVYLRGVPFIQIPTTLLAQVDSSVGGKTGINHPLGKNMIGAFYQPRLVLADYGTLATLPDRELAAGIAEVIKYGLIRDRPFFEWLEANVERLVAREPAALAYAICASCEAKAEVVGADEREAGVRALLNLGHTFGHAIEAGLGYGEWLHGEAVAAGTLLAAEVSRRLGLLDNRDVDRIRALYVRAGLPVAAPELGARRYLELMEVDKKAEGGRIRFVLLKSLGEAFVTADVPAAVLEDVLSGKPAHG